Below is a window of Neofelis nebulosa isolate mNeoNeb1 chromosome 8, mNeoNeb1.pri, whole genome shotgun sequence DNA.
GGGCCGACTTGACAATGGTGATGACGCTGGCTGGCGCCACGAGCGCGGCCGGGCCGCGGGTGGCGGCCACCGAGCGCGCGAAGCCCTGCAGCGCCTCGCACTTGCCGCGCAGCGCGTCGAGCTCCAGGCGCATGGCCGCGTTCTCGCGCGCCAGCTTGTCCACCTCGCGCTCCAGCTCCGACTTCTGCTTCTGCAGCTCCTCCTTCTGGCACACGCGCTTCACGCGGCAGCTGGCCGCGTAGCCGCGGTTCTTGAGCGTGCGACGTCGCTGCTTGAGCCGCGTCACCTCCTCGGCCGAGAGCCCGCGCAGGTGCCGGTTCAGCTCGCGCACCGACAGCCCCATCAGGGCCTCGTCTGACAGGTGCGGCGTGTTCTCGCTCAGCTCACGCTTGATCTGGGGGACAGCACGTGGAGCgcatggggaaactgagtgacccgctcgccccccacccccaccccccgtcccccacccacctccctgggCACACAGCCTGTGATCAGGCCTCTTGCTTTCCAGCCCACGGCCCTTCCCGGGGCCTCACGAACACCTGAAGCCTGCTGAGCCACCCTTGAGGATGCCAGTAACTGAAGAGGCAGTTGGGATGGGCCAGCCGAAGCCAGAAGCGAGGGGGAGAACAGGGACAACAGAGGCAGCATCCTCACCTTCAGGGCTTTGCTGGATAAGGGGTCCACAGACATGTTTGCAGAAGGTGCCCTCTGGGCTGAGacctaggagagagagagaggagaccgaGGTTACTTTCTCTTCTACTTAGAATAAAACTCAGACTCACTGCCTCGGCATTCAAGGCCTCTGCTGTTAAGGAAGTCCTGTCATACCACCTTTCTCTGTCCCAGGGGCCCattccagcctcagggcctttgcactttctGCTCTCTTTACTGTTCTCTTGCCTTTCGTCTTCCCATACCAGCCATCCTTCCACATGGGGTCCAGATATGTctatttgattgtttttaactTCTCACTGAAGTATAACCTACATACACCAAAGCACCCAAAAcatatgtggggcacctggccggctcagtccgtagagtatgtgactcttggtctcagggcagtgatttcgagccccacgttgggtatggaacttacttaaaaaataataataaataggggcgcctgggtggctcagtcggttgagcatccgacttgggctcaggtcatgatctcgcagttcgtgagtttgagccccgcgtcgggctctgtgctgacagctcggagcctggagcctgcttcggattctgtgtccccctctctctctgcccctcccctgcttgcactctgtttctctctctctcaaaaagaaataaacatttaaaaataatgaataatataaataaagaaacttaaaaaaaaacccaaaacacccaaaaaaaacatagtcccctcctccctcttccccagcccAAGCCTTCCTCACCAAAGTTTGTCTTGGAGAAGCTTCCTCTGCCCGGCAGCCGCGAGCACGAATTCAGCACCACCCTGGTCAGACAGGGCAGTCGTACCTCAACTGAGGAGGGGCCCAGGGGCCTTCAGTGTATCCTCCATAGGCCTGAAACCTCCATGTTCCTTCggcaactatttattgagcatctacggTATGCCAAACACTGACACTGGGGAGATATGGAGAATGCATTCCGGAGGCCAGTGCCCACGAAGGTGACGGTCTCCCCAAGCCCCCTTTTAAAACAGCAGTCCTCTCTGTCCCTGCACATCGGATCTTCTCCCCCATTCGTTGTTAGCCCGCACTTCCTCATCTGTTACCACCCACAgggaggcagtggtggggggggcggtgaggagcACAGAGGACAGGGCGGGAAGACGCCCTGTGACCTCAGATGCAGCACCCTATCAATTCTCATTAGCAGTACCCAGTGTGACCGCAGGGGCAAGTGAGGGCAAGCCCTGGTTTCTCGAGCTTTCTGAGGGACACACCTCACAGCCTCAGCTCAGCCTCTGATACCTTCCCACGGGCCCCGAGAAACACAAGTGCCTGGACCCGGGTGCCAGACACACCTGGAGCTTTTTGATGGCGGTTCCACTCACTACCTCCGATTCTGGTAGATCGGGTAACTGttctgcgcctcagtttcccccacagAGTGTGTTAGGTCACTCATGTTACTTCTCCCTCGGGACCCTC
It encodes the following:
- the MAFF gene encoding transcription factor MafF; protein product: MSVDPLSSKALKIKRELSENTPHLSDEALMGLSVRELNRHLRGLSAEEVTRLKQRRRTLKNRGYAASCRVKRVCQKEELQKQKSELEREVDKLARENAAMRLELDALRGKCEALQGFARSVAATRGPAALVAPASVITIVKSAPGPGPASAPGPGPAPAACS